A DNA window from Carnobacterium funditum DSM 5970 contains the following coding sequences:
- a CDS encoding ABC transporter ATP-binding protein, translating to MKLIELIGVTRNFGEGHTKVEALKKTDFSVAAGEFVAIIGPSGSGKSTLLTIIGGLQTPSEGKVLIRENKFSEVTEKKRAALRFKEIGFILQASNLVPFLTVEDQLKLVNKVNKNKMDAKKSDALLDELGIVGLKKNYPSDLSGGERQRAAIARALYHNPSVILADEPTASLDSKKAFEVVDILARETKAQNKATIMVTHDERLIDRCDKVYVMKDGILKERLK from the coding sequence ATGAAATTAATTGAACTAATTGGAGTGACAAGAAATTTTGGAGAAGGGCACACAAAAGTAGAAGCATTAAAAAAGACCGATTTTAGTGTTGCAGCTGGCGAGTTTGTGGCTATTATTGGGCCAAGCGGCTCAGGAAAAAGTACACTTCTAACTATAATAGGTGGACTCCAAACTCCTTCTGAAGGAAAAGTTTTGATAAGAGAAAATAAGTTTAGTGAAGTTACAGAAAAAAAACGAGCTGCTTTACGCTTTAAAGAAATTGGTTTTATCCTTCAAGCTTCTAATTTAGTCCCTTTCCTAACAGTCGAGGATCAACTGAAATTAGTTAATAAAGTCAACAAAAATAAAATGGATGCAAAAAAAAGTGATGCTTTATTAGATGAATTGGGGATAGTGGGTTTAAAGAAAAATTATCCGAGCGATTTATCTGGAGGAGAACGTCAACGAGCGGCTATTGCAAGAGCTTTGTATCACAATCCATCTGTTATTTTAGCAGATGAGCCAACAGCAAGTCTAGATTCAAAAAAAGCTTTTGAGGTTGTAGATATATTAGCGCGTGAAACAAAAGCACAAAATAAAGCGACAATCATGGTGACACACGATGAGCGTTTAATTGATCGTTGTGATAAAGTATATGTTATGAAAGATGGTATATTGAAAGAAAGACTAAAATAA
- a CDS encoding iron-containing alcohol dehydrogenase codes for MQHEISNFNYYNPTEIIFGKNRIPELKKLISTDKKILITYGGGSVIKFGTLDRIKSALSEHQVGEFGGIEANPTFETAMKAVELIKKEKYDFILAVGGGSVIDATKFIAAAVLFDGNPIDIFAGGIGKGTPITSALPFATVLTLPATGSEMNAGAVITFKEKQAKLSFGSPHVFPKFSILEPEITYSLPTRQLANGIMDAYIHIMEQYLTYPVGAMVQDRYSEGLLQTLIEIGPDVIDEDNHDYNLRANFMWTATNALNKVLSPGVPQDWAAHAMGHEITALYHTDHARTLSIVLPALLKVRKEEKRAKLLQYAERVWHITTGTEDEKIDVAIGKTKDFFKSLGAPTSFKDIGLGEEVIEPLVAQLEKHNQVALGERKSHDLAISREIYRTALN; via the coding sequence ATGCAACATGAAATCAGTAACTTTAATTATTACAATCCTACCGAAATTATTTTTGGAAAGAATCGAATTCCTGAATTAAAAAAATTGATCTCTACCGATAAAAAAATCCTTATCACTTATGGCGGAGGCAGTGTCATAAAGTTCGGTACTCTTGATCGGATTAAATCAGCTTTATCAGAACACCAAGTTGGAGAATTTGGCGGAATTGAAGCTAATCCTACTTTTGAAACAGCGATGAAAGCTGTTGAGTTAATTAAAAAAGAAAAATATGACTTCATACTAGCAGTTGGAGGCGGTTCTGTTATTGATGCCACTAAATTTATCGCTGCGGCAGTTTTATTTGATGGCAATCCTATTGATATTTTTGCTGGCGGCATAGGTAAAGGTACGCCTATCACTTCTGCTTTACCATTTGCAACGGTATTGACTTTGCCAGCAACCGGTTCTGAAATGAATGCAGGTGCTGTTATTACTTTTAAAGAAAAACAAGCTAAACTTAGCTTCGGCAGTCCTCATGTTTTTCCTAAGTTCTCTATCCTAGAACCAGAAATCACTTACAGCTTACCTACACGCCAACTAGCTAACGGTATCATGGATGCCTATATTCATATCATGGAACAATATTTAACTTATCCTGTTGGCGCAATGGTACAAGATCGTTATTCTGAAGGCTTATTACAAACGCTAATTGAAATCGGTCCTGATGTCATTGATGAAGATAACCACGATTATAATTTACGTGCTAATTTTATGTGGACAGCAACCAATGCTCTAAATAAAGTCCTTTCTCCTGGAGTTCCTCAAGATTGGGCTGCACATGCTATGGGACACGAAATCACTGCGTTATACCATACAGATCACGCTAGAACACTAAGTATTGTTCTACCAGCTTTATTAAAAGTACGTAAAGAAGAAAAAAGAGCAAAACTGTTGCAATATGCTGAACGTGTATGGCATATCACCACAGGTACAGAAGATGAAAAAATAGATGTTGCTATCGGAAAAACAAAAGACTTTTTCAAAAGCCTTGGAGCTCCAACATCATTTAAAGATATTGGTTTAGGCGAAGAAGTTATTGAACCTTTAGTTGCACAATTAGAAAAACACAATCAAGTTGCTTTAGGTGAACGTAAATCTCATGATTTAGCTATCAGTAGAGAAATTTACCGTACAGCTCTTAATTAA
- a CDS encoding NAD(P)H-hydrate dehydratase, with the protein MKNLDKKTVQSMIPERKNISYKGDYGKILLIGGNDSMGGAIILTALAAVYSGAGLVTVATAKSNHTALHAQLPEAMVINWSDQPQLENQLKEATVIAIGPGMGVSKESLNLLNFVLSHINKKQRVIIDGSAITLMAKHHLAIPNDQTVFTPHLGEWERLSGLEPAKQNPTLNQVKRNQLNATIVLKKHRTEVYFKEEIWQNQAGNPAMATGGMGDTLAGILASLTAQLPDFKASILAGVFLHSYIGDQLAQKQYVVLPSQLIKQLPFILKEFADYQ; encoded by the coding sequence ATGAAAAATTTGGATAAGAAAACTGTCCAATCTATGATTCCTGAACGAAAAAACATTAGTTACAAAGGTGATTACGGAAAAATACTATTGATTGGCGGCAATGATTCAATGGGTGGAGCCATTATTTTAACTGCTTTGGCTGCTGTTTATAGTGGAGCGGGCTTGGTAACTGTTGCTACCGCTAAAAGCAATCATACTGCTCTGCATGCTCAACTTCCAGAAGCCATGGTCATCAATTGGAGCGACCAACCACAACTTGAAAACCAATTAAAAGAAGCAACCGTTATTGCCATTGGACCTGGAATGGGTGTTTCCAAAGAATCTCTAAATCTACTTAATTTTGTTTTATCTCATATTAATAAAAAACAGCGTGTCATTATTGATGGATCAGCCATTACACTGATGGCTAAGCACCACTTAGCTATCCCTAACGACCAAACCGTTTTTACTCCTCATTTAGGAGAATGGGAACGATTAAGCGGATTAGAACCTGCAAAACAAAACCCCACATTAAATCAAGTCAAACGAAATCAATTAAATGCAACCATTGTATTAAAAAAACACCGAACCGAAGTGTATTTCAAAGAGGAAATATGGCAAAATCAAGCTGGGAACCCTGCAATGGCTACTGGGGGTATGGGAGATACTTTAGCTGGTATATTAGCTAGTTTGACTGCTCAATTACCTGATTTTAAAGCAAGTATACTAGCTGGCGTTTTTTTGCATAGTTATATTGGTGACCAATTAGCCCAAAAACAATATGTTGTATTGCCTTCACAGCTGATCAAACAGCTGCCCTTTATTTTAAAAGAGTTTGCCGACTACCAATAA
- the leuS gene encoding leucine--tRNA ligase: MSFNHKTIEKKWQNYWKDTNTFKTTEDTKKEKFYALDMFPYPSGQGLHVGHPEGYTATDILSRMKRAQGYNVLHPMGWDAFGLPAEQYALDTGNDPAEFTAKNIETFRRQINSLGFSYDWEREINTTDPDYYKWTQWIFTKLYEKGLAYEAEVAVNWCPELGTVLANEEVIDGKSERGGHPVFRKPMKQWMLKITAYAERLLEDLELVDWPESIKDMQRNWIGKSVGASVQFSVQDSDQHFTVFTTRPDTLFGATYCVLAPELNLVGTITTPEQKEIVEAYLKKISLKSDLERTDLNKDKTGVFTGAYAINPVNGEKMPIWIADYVLASYGTGAIMAVPAHDQRDYDFAKAFELPIIPVLKGGDVEKEAFLEDGLHINSDFLNGLDKEAAMVKMNNWLEENKVGNPETTYRLRDWLFARQRYWGEPIPVIHWEDGTSTTLPEDELPLLLPKTEHIKPSGTGESPLANIKEWVNVVDPITGMKGRRDTNTMPQWAGSSWYFLRFIDPKNTEMLADPEKLKEWLPVDIYIGGAEHAVLHLLYARFWYKFLYDIGIAPTKEPFQKLFNQGMILGGNNEKMSKSKGNVVNPDEVVAKFGADTLRMYEMFMGPLDASIAWDENGLEGSRKFLDRVWRLMVDEEGKLRDRITTINDGSLDIVYHQTVKKVTEDFEQLRFNTAISQLMIFVNEAYKAKALPVDYIKGFVQLLAPIAPHLGEELWSMLNSTESISYVAWPSYDESYLTQDEIEVVFQLNGKLKAKTKAPKEITKEELEELAMSNEKLKEALKGKTIRKVIVVPGRLVNIVAN; encoded by the coding sequence ATGAGTTTTAATCACAAGACGATTGAGAAAAAGTGGCAGAACTACTGGAAAGATACTAATACATTCAAGACGACAGAAGACACAAAAAAAGAAAAGTTTTATGCGTTGGATATGTTTCCATATCCATCAGGACAAGGGTTGCATGTTGGACACCCTGAAGGTTATACGGCAACGGATATACTTTCACGTATGAAGCGTGCTCAAGGGTACAATGTTTTACACCCAATGGGCTGGGATGCTTTTGGGTTACCAGCTGAACAGTATGCGTTAGATACAGGGAATGATCCTGCAGAATTTACAGCAAAAAACATTGAAACGTTCCGTCGTCAAATCAATTCGTTAGGTTTTAGTTATGATTGGGAACGTGAAATTAATACAACCGATCCTGATTACTACAAATGGACGCAATGGATTTTCACTAAGCTATATGAAAAAGGACTGGCTTATGAAGCAGAAGTAGCAGTTAACTGGTGCCCGGAATTAGGAACAGTTCTAGCAAATGAAGAAGTAATTGATGGAAAAAGTGAACGTGGCGGTCATCCAGTTTTTCGTAAACCGATGAAACAATGGATGTTGAAAATTACTGCTTATGCAGAACGTCTATTAGAAGATTTAGAATTAGTTGATTGGCCTGAAAGTATTAAAGACATGCAGCGCAATTGGATTGGTAAATCCGTTGGAGCTTCTGTTCAATTTTCTGTCCAAGACTCAGATCAACATTTTACTGTCTTTACAACGCGTCCGGATACCTTATTTGGAGCTACGTATTGTGTATTAGCACCAGAATTAAATTTAGTAGGAACGATTACTACACCGGAACAAAAAGAAATCGTTGAAGCTTATCTTAAAAAAATTAGCTTGAAAAGTGATTTAGAACGGACAGATTTAAATAAAGATAAAACCGGCGTCTTCACAGGAGCCTATGCAATCAATCCTGTTAACGGTGAAAAAATGCCAATCTGGATTGCGGATTATGTCTTAGCTTCATATGGTACAGGCGCTATTATGGCTGTTCCTGCACATGATCAACGCGATTATGATTTTGCCAAAGCGTTTGAATTGCCTATTATTCCAGTTCTTAAAGGCGGAGATGTAGAAAAAGAAGCCTTTCTTGAAGATGGGTTACACATTAACTCTGATTTTTTAAATGGGTTGGATAAAGAAGCGGCTATGGTTAAAATGAATAACTGGTTAGAAGAAAACAAAGTAGGAAATCCAGAAACAACTTATCGTTTGCGTGATTGGTTATTTGCGCGTCAGCGTTACTGGGGAGAACCTATTCCAGTTATCCACTGGGAAGATGGAACGTCAACTACATTGCCTGAGGACGAACTTCCTTTATTGTTACCGAAAACAGAGCACATAAAACCTAGTGGCACAGGTGAATCACCATTAGCTAATATTAAAGAATGGGTAAATGTTGTAGACCCAATTACCGGAATGAAAGGTCGTCGCGATACAAATACGATGCCACAATGGGCTGGTAGCTCATGGTACTTTTTACGCTTCATCGATCCTAAAAATACCGAGATGTTAGCTGATCCTGAAAAACTTAAAGAATGGTTGCCAGTTGATATTTACATCGGTGGAGCAGAACATGCTGTGTTGCATTTATTATATGCTCGTTTTTGGTATAAATTTTTATATGACATTGGCATCGCACCAACAAAAGAGCCTTTCCAAAAATTATTTAATCAAGGCATGATTCTTGGAGGAAATAACGAAAAAATGTCTAAATCAAAAGGCAATGTTGTTAACCCTGATGAAGTCGTAGCAAAATTTGGCGCAGATACATTGCGGATGTACGAAATGTTTATGGGCCCACTAGATGCTTCAATTGCATGGGATGAAAATGGACTTGAAGGCAGTCGCAAATTCTTAGATCGAGTTTGGCGTTTAATGGTAGACGAAGAAGGTAAACTGCGTGACCGAATAACAACCATTAATGATGGCTCATTAGATATTGTTTACCATCAGACTGTAAAAAAAGTGACAGAAGATTTTGAACAATTGCGTTTCAATACGGCTATCTCACAGTTGATGATTTTTGTGAATGAAGCTTACAAAGCAAAAGCTTTGCCAGTCGACTACATCAAAGGTTTCGTACAATTATTGGCACCAATTGCACCTCACTTAGGTGAAGAGCTATGGTCTATGCTGAATAGTACTGAAAGTATCTCTTATGTAGCTTGGCCGAGTTACGATGAGTCATACCTAACTCAAGATGAAATTGAAGTTGTTTTTCAATTAAATGGAAAATTGAAAGCTAAAACTAAAGCGCCAAAAGAAATTACTAAAGAAGAATTAGAAGAGTTAGCTATGAGCAATGAAAAACTAAAAGAAGCGTTAAAGGGTAAAACGATTCGAAAAGTTATTGTTGTTCCTGGAAGATTAGTTAATATCGTAGCAAACTAA
- a CDS encoding putative polysaccharide biosynthesis protein: MDRVKEKEPIREKSSREKMVSGSAWMTGGSILSRLLGALYIIPWMAWMGTQEVANSANALYMIGYTPYALFLNVATAGVPSAIAKQVSYYNALGEYKISQDIYKKGLQVMAVTGIVSALLMYIIAPFIAANSPTASVSDGTQVIRSLSWALLIIPCMSVTRGFIQGHHTMAPSAISQFIEQLGRVVFMLVAVYFIRIVSDGEIVSAVSASTFGAFIGALFSIVYLLYIIWKKKPELEYNLAHSKNNIKVSTNEIFKSIIKTAVPFIIIGSGITLFQMIDQFTFAPIMESVTALTAKQIENNYAIAAGNANKLIMIVISLAGSMAITSVPLIADLLAKNKMKDVRMQLSDSIQLFFFIMLPSAIGMAVVSKPLYTVFYGYSAFGTGILQLSSFMSISLGLFVLLGSTLQAANQTKSALSAMGLGLIVKLVFQYPSLWVFGTYGMLVSNILGFGTTVFLMLWAMYKMTKLNISFLMRRVLLMILITSSMALIVFIFQKGVYLFFEPKDRFGALINIMVSSSMGGFFYFYAALKTRLADRLLGSRVARLRSKLKIK, encoded by the coding sequence ATGGATAGGGTGAAGGAAAAAGAGCCAATCAGAGAGAAAAGTTCAAGAGAAAAAATGGTCAGCGGATCTGCTTGGATGACCGGAGGCAGTATTTTATCCCGTCTGTTAGGTGCTTTGTATATTATTCCTTGGATGGCATGGATGGGAACTCAAGAAGTAGCGAATTCAGCCAATGCACTTTATATGATTGGGTATACACCTTACGCATTGTTTTTGAATGTTGCAACAGCTGGCGTGCCTTCAGCAATCGCGAAGCAAGTTTCTTATTATAACGCCTTAGGTGAGTATAAAATTAGTCAAGATATTTATAAAAAAGGTTTACAAGTGATGGCTGTTACAGGAATTGTCTCAGCATTGTTGATGTACATCATCGCACCGTTTATTGCTGCAAATAGTCCAACAGCCTCAGTAAGTGACGGGACACAAGTTATTCGCTCATTAAGTTGGGCATTATTGATTATTCCTTGTATGAGTGTGACACGTGGTTTCATTCAAGGGCACCACACAATGGCACCCTCAGCTATTTCGCAATTTATTGAACAATTAGGTCGCGTGGTTTTTATGTTAGTGGCTGTTTATTTTATTCGAATAGTTTCTGACGGAGAAATTGTTAGTGCTGTATCAGCCTCTACATTTGGTGCATTTATTGGGGCCTTGTTCAGTATTGTCTATTTACTTTATATTATTTGGAAAAAGAAGCCAGAATTAGAGTACAATCTAGCTCATAGCAAAAATAACATTAAAGTATCAACAAACGAAATTTTTAAATCTATTATTAAAACAGCTGTTCCGTTTATTATTATTGGATCAGGGATTACATTGTTCCAAATGATCGATCAGTTTACTTTTGCACCCATCATGGAAAGTGTGACAGCATTAACAGCTAAACAAATAGAAAATAACTATGCTATCGCAGCAGGTAATGCAAATAAATTGATTATGATTGTCATTTCATTAGCAGGTTCAATGGCGATAACTTCGGTTCCACTGATTGCCGATCTATTAGCAAAAAATAAAATGAAAGATGTGAGAATGCAGTTAAGCGATAGCATTCAACTATTTTTCTTTATTATGCTGCCGTCTGCAATTGGCATGGCGGTTGTTTCAAAACCTTTATACACGGTTTTTTACGGCTATAGTGCATTCGGTACGGGAATTCTACAATTGTCTTCTTTCATGAGTATTTCTCTTGGATTGTTTGTGTTATTAGGATCGACACTTCAAGCAGCGAATCAGACTAAATCAGCTTTATCCGCAATGGGCCTTGGATTAATTGTAAAGTTAGTTTTTCAATACCCTTCTTTATGGGTTTTTGGCACATATGGGATGCTAGTATCCAACATATTAGGATTCGGGACAACCGTCTTTTTAATGTTATGGGCAATGTATAAGATGACTAAATTGAATATTAGCTTTTTGATGAGACGTGTTTTATTGATGATTCTAATAACAAGTAGTATGGCACTGATTGTATTTATTTTTCAAAAGGGAGTGTATTTATTCTTCGAACCGAAAGATAGATTTGGAGCATTGATTAATATAATGGTTTCATCTTCTATGGGAGGATTTTTCTATTTCTATGCAGCGTTGAAAACACGTTTAGCCGATCGCTTGTTAGGTAGTAGAGTAGCGCGTTTGAGAAGCAAATTAAAAATTAAGTAA
- the pepV gene encoding dipeptidase PepV, which produces MAIDWKNEVSARKEEFLTDLVSLLKIDSVRDDSKATNEAPVGPGPKEALEAFLALGERDGFVTKNIDNLAGHIEYGSGDETLGVLAHVDVVPVGSGWDTNPFEPVIKDGRLYARGSSDDKGPGMAAYYALKIIKDLGLPVSKRVRFIIGTDEESGWMCMNRYFEVEEKPEFGFSPDAQFPIINGEKGILTMHVNTQGNVTGGKNELISFDSGLRENMVPQDATAIFNSQEAEKIEKDFYDFVENKPVTGTVSVKGNQVTIELNGKAAHAMEPRGGVNAATYLATFLTNYSFGGNAKSYLEMTAEFFHEDSRAEKLGLNYVDEVMGDLTMNPGIFTFTPESGGMIALNFRFPKGVSIEGIEIELDKKLGHYGVTLGRGKEQTPHYVSPEDPLVKTLLAVYAKQTGLEAKEQTIGGGTYGRLFDRGVAYGAMFPDSIDTMHQANEFMAIDDLTNAMSIYAEAIYELIK; this is translated from the coding sequence ATGGCGATAGATTGGAAAAATGAAGTATCAGCTCGTAAAGAGGAGTTCCTAACAGATTTGGTTTCATTGTTAAAAATTGACAGTGTCCGTGATGATAGCAAAGCTACAAATGAAGCACCTGTTGGACCCGGCCCTAAAGAAGCATTAGAAGCTTTTCTTGCATTAGGAGAACGTGATGGCTTTGTCACTAAAAATATCGATAATTTAGCGGGTCACATTGAATATGGTTCAGGTGATGAAACTCTTGGAGTTTTAGCACACGTTGACGTTGTACCGGTTGGTTCAGGTTGGGATACAAATCCTTTTGAACCTGTAATAAAAGATGGTCGACTTTATGCACGTGGTTCAAGTGATGATAAAGGACCAGGCATGGCTGCTTACTATGCATTAAAAATTATCAAAGATTTAGGTTTACCAGTATCTAAACGCGTTCGTTTTATTATTGGAACGGATGAAGAGAGCGGTTGGATGTGTATGAATCGTTATTTTGAAGTAGAAGAGAAGCCTGAATTCGGCTTTTCACCAGATGCACAATTCCCAATTATAAATGGTGAAAAGGGTATTTTAACAATGCATGTGAACACACAAGGGAATGTTACAGGCGGAAAAAATGAGTTGATTAGTTTTGATTCCGGCTTGCGTGAAAATATGGTTCCTCAAGATGCAACAGCGATTTTTAATAGCCAAGAGGCTGAGAAAATCGAAAAAGATTTTTATGATTTTGTTGAGAACAAACCCGTAACAGGCACTGTATCTGTTAAAGGAAATCAAGTAACGATTGAACTTAATGGGAAAGCAGCTCATGCAATGGAGCCTCGCGGAGGAGTAAATGCGGCAACTTATTTAGCAACATTTTTAACAAACTATTCATTTGGCGGAAATGCTAAATCTTACCTTGAAATGACGGCAGAGTTCTTTCATGAGGATTCAAGAGCTGAAAAATTAGGATTAAATTATGTCGATGAAGTTATGGGAGATTTAACAATGAACCCAGGAATCTTTACTTTTACCCCTGAAAGTGGGGGAATGATTGCTCTAAACTTCCGTTTCCCTAAAGGCGTCAGCATCGAAGGAATCGAAATTGAATTAGATAAAAAATTAGGCCATTACGGTGTTACTTTAGGTCGCGGAAAAGAACAAACACCACATTATGTTTCACCAGAAGATCCATTGGTTAAAACGTTGTTAGCTGTTTATGCAAAACAAACAGGACTCGAAGCAAAAGAACAAACCATTGGTGGAGGCACTTATGGTCGTTTGTTTGATCGTGGAGTTGCTTATGGAGCAATGTTCCCTGATAGCATTGACACCATGCACCAAGCAAATGAATTTATGGCGATTGATGATTTAACGAATGCAATGAGCATTTATGCAGAAGCTATTTATGAATTGATTAAATAG
- a CDS encoding pseudouridine synthase: MRLDKFLAHTGYGTRKSVKELIKGKKVTVNESVIREGKTHVQPEKDVISVSGERVHYQEFFYFMLHKPQGVISATEDKVHKTVIDLLNHQDQLSNPFPVGRLDKDTEGLLLITNDGVLAHELLSPRKEVDKCYEAIIEGIVGEKEIKAFEQSVMLDDGFVCRPAKLSVLSTSPADQTSKIQVIIHEGKFHQVKRMFEAVEKKVQYLKRLSMGPLVLDESLKTGHYRPLTANEIAELKAFTK; encoded by the coding sequence ATGCGTTTAGATAAATTTTTAGCACATACGGGTTATGGGACACGTAAATCAGTGAAAGAGTTAATAAAAGGTAAAAAAGTGACAGTGAATGAGAGCGTAATAAGAGAGGGGAAAACTCATGTTCAACCTGAAAAAGATGTGATAAGTGTTTCGGGAGAAAGAGTTCATTACCAAGAATTTTTCTATTTTATGCTGCATAAACCACAAGGAGTCATCAGCGCAACAGAAGATAAAGTGCATAAAACAGTTATTGATTTACTGAATCATCAAGATCAACTATCCAATCCTTTTCCGGTTGGTCGATTAGATAAAGACACAGAAGGGTTATTACTGATAACCAATGATGGCGTATTAGCTCATGAATTGCTTTCTCCTAGAAAAGAAGTAGACAAATGCTATGAAGCGATTATTGAAGGGATCGTTGGTGAAAAAGAAATTAAGGCTTTTGAACAAAGCGTTATGCTAGACGATGGATTTGTTTGTCGCCCTGCTAAACTAAGCGTGCTATCAACTAGTCCAGCTGATCAAACTTCTAAAATCCAAGTCATTATTCATGAGGGGAAGTTTCATCAAGTTAAGCGGATGTTTGAAGCAGTCGAAAAAAAAGTTCAGTATTTAAAACGACTGTCAATGGGACCATTGGTATTAGATGAGTCTTTAAAAACCGGTCATTATCGACCGTTAACAGCTAACGAGATTGCAGAATTAAAAGCATTTACAAAATAA
- a CDS encoding ABC transporter permease gives MFLAWREMKHSKTRFALIIGVMVLVSYLVFFLVGLAYGLAQDNRTSIDKWGADGIVLTDESNTNINMSMMTLEQAEKVKGDKTAFLGQASSVVRKAGASKEEDKVNVTFFGIDSKEFIMPEVIEGEAFTKDNEVVADISLKEEENINIGDTLELAGNDKKVTVVGFTEDARFSVAPVLYTTIPGYQEVRFEKADSSDAGRISAVIVRGENNSVDGIAIETDDLTVYPIKDYISKIPGYTAQVLTFGLMIGFLIVIAAVVIGIFIYVLTLQKTSLFGVMKAQGISNFYISKSVVSQTFILAIVGVGIGLILTLLTALVLPAAVPYRTNIVFLAAITTLLIVVAVLGALFSVRTVVKIDPLDAIG, from the coding sequence ATGTTTTTAGCATGGAGGGAAATGAAGCATTCTAAAACACGTTTCGCATTAATTATTGGTGTGATGGTTTTAGTTTCATATCTAGTTTTCTTTTTAGTTGGGTTAGCTTATGGACTAGCACAGGATAATCGGACAAGTATCGATAAATGGGGAGCAGATGGAATTGTTTTAACCGACGAATCTAATACCAATATCAATATGTCAATGATGACCCTAGAGCAAGCCGAGAAAGTAAAAGGCGATAAAACCGCTTTTTTAGGCCAAGCATCTAGCGTTGTCAGAAAAGCGGGAGCTTCAAAGGAAGAAGATAAAGTCAATGTGACATTTTTTGGAATTGACTCCAAAGAATTTATTATGCCTGAAGTGATTGAAGGCGAGGCTTTTACTAAAGATAATGAAGTAGTCGCAGATATAAGCTTGAAAGAAGAAGAGAACATTAATATAGGCGATACACTTGAATTAGCAGGAAATGACAAAAAAGTAACAGTTGTTGGTTTTACAGAAGATGCCAGGTTCAGTGTGGCACCTGTTTTATATACAACTATTCCTGGCTACCAAGAAGTTCGATTTGAAAAGGCTGATAGTAGCGATGCCGGGAGAATTAGTGCCGTTATTGTACGTGGGGAAAATAATTCAGTTGATGGGATAGCTATTGAAACGGATGATTTAACCGTTTACCCAATTAAAGATTATATTAGTAAAATTCCTGGATATACAGCACAAGTTCTAACATTTGGATTAATGATTGGTTTTTTAATTGTTATTGCTGCAGTTGTTATTGGAATTTTTATTTATGTTTTAACACTACAAAAGACAAGTTTATTTGGCGTTATGAAAGCACAAGGGATTTCTAACTTTTATATTTCGAAATCAGTTGTTTCTCAAACATTCATACTAGCTATAGTTGGCGTAGGTATAGGATTAATATTGACATTATTAACAGCTTTAGTATTACCGGCAGCTGTACCTTATCGAACAAATATTGTGTTTTTAGCTGCGATTACAACATTATTAATTGTTGTTGCTGTGCTAGGTGCTTTATTCTCAGTTAGAACAGTTGTCAAAATTGATCCATTAGATGCGATAGGTTAA